The sequence TCAAAATGGAGCCATAGCGATGCTCAGTTCTTCATGTCCGAGTTCCATTTGTGTATCTATAACCTGATATGCAAAAAACAAGTCTCAAAACGCCGCTTCCAGCATCCATGAACAAGCAGCTAATCAAATTGGAAATGAGAAACTTGAAAATCGGATGATATACTGCACCTTCTTGTATCAGGAGTGCGTCTTACCCTGTCAACTCAGGCCTGAGGAACATGTACGATGAactcaaataaaatacaacaagaGTAAAGCATGAGTCACCGGGGCATCTCATGAGCCTGCTTGTTGCAGTTATTGATAACAGTTCtataagaaaaggaagaagatgtcATCGAGTGAGTGAGAACAATCGTCCATGGGCACGGACGGTTGTCCACAGCCGAgactggcgatctcaaacatcCACGGCTGGCTTTTTACAGATGGGGCAATTATTCTTCTGAACTAGCCACTCCCTAATGCAGTTGAAGTGAAAGTCATGCCCACATTTCAGCTTCCCCAGATCATCTTCATCAGCATATTCCTCCTGTAAAATGTTGGGCGAAGGAATAGAGCATTCAGGATTTTGCCAAAAAAATAGCGATGAGCAAATACCTCACCTCCAGAAAATCTAAGAGCGTGCTCACTCGTGAAAAACCTCCTAGACAGTACAAGACTAcagaaaatgttttgtttttcccttctaagaaattgaatttctattttaagaaaatttccaacgaaaaactataaaaacagtATTACATATTTTCCATTGAAGTTAACCTGTTTTGCATAAGCATCCTCTGAGAGAATCACCAAAGCACAGTAAAATAACTCGGAGAAGTGAAACTATTGATACTTGCAAATTAATCATGACCACAATGGCATATGTTCTGTTCTACAGATTATTCATGGTGTAGGAGGTACAAGAATCAAGCAGCTCTTACCTGACAGATGCAGCATGGTTCATCTTCACTGCTAGATCCTCCTGCAACTGTTTGATACTTCCACCGCTTCAGATTTGCCACAATAGCATCCTCACTTAATCCAGTGGAAACATTCCCTATTCGCTCCTCCAGAGCCAGCAGTTGCTAAATCACAGAAGCATTATTAAAAAAGTAGTAGTAAAATTTGAGTGGATGCGAAGTTATCTTAAACGAagaaaacacttcaaaaaagaatccatggatttgttttttttaaaaagaattcttACCTCATAGGACATATTGTCCACATCAAGACGCATATCTTCATGTTCATCAGGCTCGTCGTCATCAGAGTCACCGAAGAACGCTGAACGGTCAATTAACAAAACATCCTGGCATACCATCAATGGTCAAAAGCATGAGCAGATTCTCTACGGAAtcaaaaatagaaggaaaaggCTCAACTATTGTTCTTTCCATTTGAATCGAATTTAAGTAGAGCTACTTGATCTTTTCAACAAGAACTTTTCAGATATATCGTTACAAATCTTTTTGGATGTTCTTTgataaaaacaagagaaaagtgGCATGTATGACATAAAGGCAACCACAAGATTCAGCTAGAATCCGTATCCCATGATGTAATGAACCCCTCCTGAGCACAAGTGTCAGAGCATTTCGAACCTGTTAAATCCGAAAACAAGGGAACTTAAGAACATCTGACCAAGCTTTCTATTATTATGTACATAATCTAACCTGTATAACAGAATAGGTAGCAAGATAAATGGACTTCGTTTCAATTTCCTAAAACCATACATCccattttatctttgaaaacctTCTAATGCTCAATCTAGACTGTTGACTGTGCTCATTTCCATCAGAGTAGACTTAAATGATAATgtaagtatatatatttttatcatttctgTCAGAACTACACAAGTTTCAGTGCACGGAAGCACCCCAGTTCTCATCAAGGCTCCAAATAGAAAAGCTTGCATGTTTTAGGACACATTTCTAATACAGAATGGAACTAATCAGGAGGTCATAGCTAAAGCATATATGGATAAAATCCAAATTGGCCAGGGATGAATACCACCAACTAAAAGCTTTGAACTGTCTTCTTGTTTTATATTTCCTAATAACGCTAAAACAAATTGTACATGGTGATGGCCAAGagaatttaatttcttctaacgtgatgcataaataattaaaaactaaaacagatCATAACTATCTCGAGGTCTCAAAAACTAATGTACAGTCTTTTAGTCTCTTTAAAAGGCAGACATTGACACAAATCTCATGAATGAAAGCAGTAAAGTTTAAGAAGGAAATAATCTTCTAAGCATACCTCAGTTGCCAGTCTGTTTCTCCTCTGAACAGAAATCAAAGCCCGGAGTGTCATTTCACGAGTGGCGGTTTCTGTGTTGGCAGTCATTGCCAAGCCTTGCCCAGGTGGCATCTGAGAAGGCCTTATATTACCACTCCCCTCTGATAATTCCCTCTCTTCTGCGGCAGGTGAAGCATCCAAATGAAGTGGCCTGCAACAAACTGGTCCCCGAGGCTCAGTGCGATTGGCAAGGTCAGGCATTCTGCCAGGATAGTGTTCTAACATGTTGCGTTGGGGAAACCAAGAGGGAGCAGATGGTTGGTGTGAACTTGAGCCATTTTGGGGAATGGGAGATATGTTTCCTGGAAAATCTCTCCCATTTGCATAGTGAAGGTTTGCTGACATATTCGGCAAATTTGCCCTTTGAAATTCAGGAGGAAGCGTTCCATTCTTCGGATCATTCATCAAGTTCAGATCCTGATGCAAGGCATTGCCTCCATTCATAGAGGAAGTAGATGGCTCACCGGTTGTTGCCCTGGTGACATCATTCCACTGGAAGGTCTGTAGTACTGTCTGCGAAGAATTGGGAGCGCCCATAAAAGGCTGTATTGGAGAAGTTACACTAACCATTCCCGCTTCTGCAGCTGTGTTTGAACTTGGAAGGTGATTGAATTGATAAAACACAGGTAGTTGGCCAGGTGATTGCACATGAGGATTCCTTGTGGTCCAAGCAGACAGGTTATCAGGCACAGAATCTGATTGACTTTCAGAACTTCTCAAACGGATATTTCGCTGGGAGTTCTCAGCTTGTCTAACCATACTTGAGTTCTGGTGCATTTCAGAACTTGTTCCAGCTTCAGTTCCAAGTCCACTTCCTGCAGCACTTGAAGGTTGACAAGGGGCAGGAGGTGCTCCGACACCAACCACAAGTCTATCTCCAAGCTGTCCTGGATAACCAGCATTTGGGTGATTATTCACGGCGGATCTTCCAGGAgcgttttcttgattaataacAGCTGGCTGTTGAAAACTATCTCCTTGCTTCACTGATCTCGAGCTTTCACCCAGAGACAGTTGTCCAGCATCTTCAAGAGCTCTTCTTTTGCAGGATATACGCCTACCACCTGAGGCAGAATCTTCTCCACCCTCGTCTTCGTCCAACACATACCCGGCAATTCCAGAAGAGATCATATTTGTATTAGAATTAGATGAATCACTTCCAGGCGCGTTTTTGTCAGTGTCCGATCCTCCTATTTCCTGACTGTCACCGATGTCATTGCCTTGATATGCAGCATTCAAGTCTATGTTGTGAGGGAGAGCACTGGAATTAGCCGCCACTGTAGCTGACGGTCCGTTGGCGAGCTGACTATCGCGCAGGTTCACATTAGCTGAAGAGGCGGTGTTCATCTGATCAGATTGCATTTCTTCCAACGAAAAATCATCCGAATCTACATTCTGATTGCACAGATGATTTATGGCATTGGGACCACAGCCGAAATAAAACTTTCCCGGGTAGGCATTAGACTCGCTACCTTGACCTGCCATTGCAGCCTCTTTCGAGAATACACACAGCCAAAGCAGGACTCCCCTCCAAATTAATCtgagggaaagaagaagaagaaggaagctGTTATTAGGGTTACCCGTGCAGATAATGCGACTTGAAACTCAGATATCAGTCCTATCTGGTAATACACAAAAACAACACAAGAAGAGAATGCATGTAGACAAAAATTGGCTCATAAACGCTAATTGATTCATCAGTTTGCTATCACCTGTTTTCCAAACTTTCAGGATCCTCCACATGAGTTAACTCGGAACTATTAAACTAGACCGACTGATCAACATGACATGGAAGAAGACAAAACAGGTTCACATAAAAGGAGCAAGGGGAAACAGATTAACGCGAACACCCACAAAGGGGTTTTAAACCATGAAGAAAGAAGGGTAAGTCTCCATGACGAGGATAGGAAAAAAAAGTCTCAAAACAAGACTCTTCTATTACTCTTAGGCTAAAGCCAGACTTCTATACCACCGAAACCCTACTGTTTATTTCACATAGGATTGCATTAAATAACAAATCCTATCACATAAGGACttctgttttaaatattttttcagataataattaatttcatacatATTATTCAACGAAGTGCCCTGCTCGTAAGTAGTCAGAAAGATATCAAACTAGGGTGGGGGAGGGGTGTAACTTGGTTCAAGTAGTTTcgaagtttgttttttttaaataatgtcttGAGTTTGAGCGgttaataaaacatatcatattttatttttaatggctGACCAGCTTAACCAGATTAAAATTAGTCAAATCTAATGGGTTTTTAGATACCaaaatttaaacaagaaaaaataaaataaagaggtgCTAATTAAAAAGAcagttatagttatttttttaaagtattttttaattaaaaatacattcaaaaaatttatttaaaaaaatcattgttgacattatcacatcaaaacaattcaaaaatatataaaaaaattaaatttataaaaaatataatttgaaacaCATTCCTAAATATTATGTGAATTGCAGCAACAACAGCTCATTTGAATTTCATCTTCCaactttaaataatataatgaatgagtaatttttaactttaaattgttttttttttctgctgtGTATATTAATTAACTCTGTGATTGTTATAGTTTTTGTTATAACTTTCCCTCCTTAAATTTTCAGCAAATCCAAGTTTGAATAATTAGatcttcatttattatttaaattaaacctTATTATGTATAACACAAAATAGAAAGCGAGGAAATAGAATAAACAACCAAGATCTTATGATAGATCTTCTTGTATTATTCATTCTAGATCTTTGAAAACGACGAAGTGCTGTTTTTGGAGGATGCCTATTTATTTTAGCAAGAAGGAATTAATCCCCTCACAAGAGAATGGGTTAATTAGTGATTCATGAACAAAAGAGAGagataaataaaagaactaatacaactaatttattaaaaaaaaatattagtcaacaaataaataaataaataaaagacaaaaaaattatttttaatttttaatggcattttaaaaaataataaggataaaatttaatttgactaaaaatatcatctatATCTAatggtattatatatatatatatatatatatatatatatatatagagagagagagagagagagagaggttctTTATGCACTAAGCAAAAGAATGTATTGgcacaagttttttatttaattggctTTGTACTTTATCCATAAttgatcaataatttaaatcatgttttatatgttGGTCTCATCTAAGATTTGAGATAAATATCTTTTTGTGAGAAATCTTTACCATATcaggttaaatcctaaccgttctaaagcTCTAATTTTAgcattacatttattttatattttgtatctttaatacctgaaaGTATACTttataatgtaattttatacACTCAAATATTAAAATCGACAACTAAATCATAATACTCTGAATATTCATTTGTGATATTTTTACTAAATCCTAATAGATAAACATAAACTGATTACAATAtctattttgtgtttttaaaacaggataaaaatgtgattttgtttttttttagaaaatatgcatgaaaaaccTTTATAATTTGGTTGTATGCAcggcaaaaaaaaacatattttttaaatgaggaaattttctaaatttgttttttattttttcagaattttggagaaaatcaaGTATTCTTAATATCAGGTTTGTATCTTACAATATAAGTctacaacctaatattaaatgaaattattgaataaaaacatatttttgtattttctaaattaaatctttttttttaatttttgcttgaaaatttaGAGGAAAAtaaggtatttttaataccgaatttgcaTCTTATAGTATAAGTCTATAGCTCAATATTaggcaaaaaaatattagaaaaacacGCAAGGGAgccaaaaataatttcaaaatagtcATTGAaatttctcaaatttttttttgaatatgttaagGATTTGTTTAGCTAAGTACTAAAATAAAGACAAACTTAAACTAAAAGAAAGGTATTAAGATATGTTTGTCGAACACACTCTTAACTTAAAGGCTAAATTAGTTGGACCCTAAGCCCAGCCCAGATGAATTGGGCTAACCAAAGGCTcaacaacttcttctttttttagtggGTTGAACTTGGCTCTATTATATGGACCGGACTGGGCTGGACTTAACTTGGTCACTGGATCGTTTAATGACCACGTTATGTAAAGTTTGCACAATGTGAATTAATTCATGTTTTGCATGCTTTTAACAAAACAAGAGGGtaaattaaaatacaagaagGAAGGAGAACTTAGCTAGCTAAGGAGGCATGTTTTTTATTGGAGCTATTGTTTGTGGATACTCATAATGCTAGTTTGAAGAGGTAGCCGGCATTGGCTGAAAAACTATCGTAGGAGGAGAAGTGTTGACCTAATGCTTTTATTTACTAATCTTAAAAACATCTTAAAGTTGTACTATAGATATAAAATTATCGTGAAGGAATACAATGCTTCAAGATtagttttaaagttttattattataactcAAATATTTTCAAGGATTAATTTAACTCTTACAACCAATCCTCatatatatgtgtatgtgtgtgtcaTCCTAAAAGCTTCGCCTAGAATTCTCTAAAATACCTTTTGATTACACCTAAAAAGCCTAAGAATATTGGCAAACGAGATATCTCAAACCAAATGCAAAAAGTCAAATGCTATTGATAAACCAAActtctcaaataaaatacactAGATGTCATGCCCGCGTGATGCCACGGGCTTGTGACATGCTTGTGAGTTGTTGTAggtttgtggaaaaaaaaatatatgaagaaaaactattgcaatccacaatgttttcaaggaaaaaactacaaagctaaattattaaccagattaatatttaaaaaattaaattaacaaaagaaattttgaaaaaaattataacaaaaaaaaccaaaaagaaaaataaaacatgcagggaaacattgtagcaatctatagtgtttcatgagcaaatttgtaattgtaattctcaaccagctcaatattaaatataataaaatcgataaagacaattttaaaaaaaatcataataaaaaaaattatgtgaaggaacattgtagcaatcacaatgtttttttttttaaaaaaaaaaaaaaaactatgaaacaaaattttaaaccaactcaatatgaaaaaaaaaatcgacaaagataattttagaaaaaaatcataaaaaaagaaaaaaaaaatatggagaaacactctagcaatccacaatgttttaaagaaaaaataactataaagctaaatttttaaccaactccatattaaaaaaaaaatcaacaaaaacaattctgaaaaaaaaaacacaaaaaaatgaaaaaagaagaagaagataattttgaaaaaaaaaatggaaaaaaaacatgtagggaaagttaatgttgaattttcaaccagcttaatattaaaaaaaaaatcgacaaagataattttgaaaaaatacatgtGGGAAAACattatagcaaaacaaaaaccatatgggaaacattgtaacaattaacaatattttaaagaaaaaaactacgaaataaaataaaaaaaaaaccattttaaaaaataaaaagaaaaatttataaaaagcatataggaaaatattgtattaattcataatattttaagaaaaaaaaactaaaaaactaaattttcaaccagtttaatattaaaaaaaaaataaacaaagataattttgaaaaaaaaacacaaaaaaaagacaatcttggaaaaagaaaacatctaaagaccaaaaaaataaaaaaaaatgtgggaaaaaaaaagaaagaaaaaaccaaaaaaataaaaacaaaaaatgaaagaagaagcaTGTGGCGTGGGAAAGTTACAGTACTTTTCCCACGCCATTTAGATTATTAGTTAATAAAGCCAAGACAATGGGTACACCAAAGTCTATACTAGACAAACTTAAGACCTTTTGTGCTAAAGGTGTTTATAATAATCaagtaactaaaaaaaattgagaaaatgaataaaaaaaactgaagaaaacctattaaaaaacctaaaaaaaaaaattggtctaatttggtttttgaaatttaaaatcaattaaactaaaTGGAAATGCCCCGGTTCAACTAATACTAAACCAAATGTAAATACAAAACAAGTATAAAAGAGAATTTTGTCTTAACTCTCAAACCTTAATCAATACCTCATAGTCACACATGCTCTTCCTGTAAatcctcaattaaaaaaaaataaaggattagATATATTAAATTGGTTTACCAAGTTGTAGACTGTTAATCTCAAGTAGAATGTTATTGTGTTAGTAATAATATCAGAAATTAAACTTAATAATGACTTgggttaattaaatatttaaaatggaaataataataaatcattgaaaagaaatttttcAATGAATGGATATTTAggtatgatattttaaaatgaaacgcAATGGgttccaattaaataaaaaatatatgaaatagcCATACGAGCATTATGGTCTTTgaccaaatatatttataaagccTCTTAAAAAAGTATGTGAAGgacagagaaaagagagaggattttttttatttctccatTAAATTCTTAAGGGggggaaaccaaaaaaaatatatagatttaaagggttaaaagatattttaggtGGATTAAAAGCGAAAAACCCCAAATTCAGAGAGTTTTTAATGGTGTAAAGTAAGGGTTTTGAAAGGTAAAAAGAGGAAGTAAAGAGTGAAGGAAAAACTTCTGTCTTCTTTACAATCTCCCCATTGATTTATCATCATTGAGAGGTAAGGAACTTTATTtatgaattgattgaaattttgatgtgtttatgagCATATTCCGTTATGTATACATTATGAAAAGTTGAGTTTAGTGTGTTGTGTTGTTTGGAATGATATTTCGaacttagaattattttttggaCAAGAATAAAATTTGGGTCAAGTGAAAATTATGGAGAATTAGAAAGAAAACATGTCTCCCTTTTTCATTGGTGAATTTCGGCCTAGATGAATGGGgaaatagatttaattattttaattattatgaaaattgGATTGAATTGAGCTAGTAtaggtataaaaattaaaaggataagaAGTAAATAGTATAAAAGGTTAAAGAAAAACTTGTGTATTCCTTGGTAGCATAGGTTTAGCCTATGTAATCCTTACAAAGGGaatgaaattgatttaaatgTTACGTGGAATTATGTTGAAATTATGTATATGATGAGgtaaattgatttataaaaagaaaaaagaaattgaagaaaaacaaaagaggaacacatggttttttaaaatgggAGGGGGTGTATTCGATCAAAGACTTCCATTATGAATTTCTTTGATGTTTTAAATTAGGTGGAAAtgtaaaatcattttgaaaagaGATATTTATTCCatgtattatataaaaataatgaggattgTTATTTTGGAACCTAGATATGGTTCCAAGTTTTATGAAAACAATAGTAATGAAACTAGTCTTTGTTGATAACAGGTATTTTGGCAGCGATATCATAGATTGGAGGTGTAAGGTCATCATATACAATAAAT is a genomic window of Populus alba chromosome 5, ASM523922v2, whole genome shotgun sequence containing:
- the LOC118045777 gene encoding uncharacterized protein, which encodes MAGQGSESNAYPGKFYFGCGPNAINHLCNQNVDSDDFSLEEMQSDQMNTASSANVNLRDSQLANGPSATVAANSSALPHNIDLNAAYQGNDIGDSQEIGGSDTDKNAPGSDSSNSNTNMISSGIAGYVLDEDEGGEDSASGGRRISCKRRALEDAGQLSLGESSRSVKQGDSFQQPAVINQENAPGRSAVNNHPNAGYPGQLGDRLVVGVGAPPAPCQPSSAAGSGLGTEAGTSSEMHQNSSMVRQAENSQRNIRLRSSESQSDSVPDNLSAWTTRNPHVQSPGQLPVFYQFNHLPSSNTAAEAGMVSVTSPIQPFMGAPNSSQTVLQTFQWNDVTRATTGEPSTSSMNGGNALHQDLNLMNDPKNGTLPPEFQRANLPNMSANLHYANGRDFPGNISPIPQNGSSSHQPSAPSWFPQRNMLEHYPGRMPDLANRTEPRGPVCCRPLHLDASPAAEERELSEGSGNIRPSQMPPGQGLAMTANTETATREMTLRALISVQRRNRLATEDVLLIDRSAFFGDSDDDEPDEHEDMRLDVDNMSYEQLLALEERIGNVSTGLSEDAIVANLKRWKYQTVAGGSSSEDEPCCICQEEYADEDDLGKLKCGHDFHFNCIREWLVQKNNCPICKKPAVDV